A single genomic interval of Daucus carota subsp. sativus chromosome 1, DH1 v3.0, whole genome shotgun sequence harbors:
- the LOC108204121 gene encoding acyltransferase Pun1 encodes MTFKGLMRLSLVFRRQLHVISRSSCSIKPASPTPSNLKRYNIPLHDRMVPNFYIPLIFFYPKNNSDPIRERVPDNASDLLKKSLSETLSKYYPFAGRICSGSYVDCNDEGVQFIEAQIGCNMSEVQDRAAVKEEDGLGHLFPPCTIRNQFSEKHSGNIMYVQLNRFDCGGMAVAVSISHLLGDALTTCTLLRYWATLSLHSGDHRKLLHLCPVLVNALLPLSYDINAIETIIFPDKNWTTKELVFPNTKLAELKIVVNNEDKLDGVVEDQKYTRNELLTALLYRCLVSVADRTNAGVHNGSVLMRAVNVRHMIDPPLQETTVGNFQILNHIVATTEADKKYRTLVARMRKEREQLKGIKSMEGHEMETEFLEFTKHKYRFYVITSMCNFPLYDIMDFGWGKPVKAVLVDTPMVDVITLMDTANDGIRAVVGLEEQEMKEFLAHGELLTYATL; translated from the exons ATGACGTTTAAAGGATTGATGAGGTTGTCATTAGTATTTAGAAGGCAGCTGCATGTAATCTCAAGATCTTCCTGCAGCATTAAACCAGCTTCTCCAACTCCCTCGAACCTCAAACGATACAATATTCCTTTACATGATCGCATGGttccaaatttttatattccACTGATTTTTTTCTATCCCAAAAACAACTCTGATCCCATTCGTGAACGGGTCCCTGATAATGCATCAGATCTACTGAAGAAGTCTTTGTCGGAGACACTGTCCAAGTACTATCCATTTGCAGGAAGGATATGCTCTGGATCGTACGTCGATTGTAACGATGAAGGCGTTCAATTTATCGAGGCTCAAATCGGATGCAATATGTCGGAGGTTCAGGATAGAGCTGCAGTCAAGGAAGAAGACGGATTAGGCCATCTGTTTCCACCTTGCACAATTCGGAATCAGTTTTCTGAGAAGCATTCGGGTAATATAATGTATGTGCAACTCAACCGTTTCGATTGTGGAGGGATGGCTGTAGCAGTTAGCATTTCTCACCTTCTTGGGGATGCTCTTACTACCTGCACACTTTTAAG GTATTGGGCCACTCTGTCACTCCATTCTGGTGATCACCGAAAACTGTTACATCTCTGTCCCGTTCTGGTGAATGCTCTGCTGCCTCTATCCTATGATATTAATGCCATCGAAACCATCATATTTCCAGATAAGAATTGGACGACGAAGGAATTAGTGTTTCCCAACACAAAGCTAGCAGAACTGAAGATTGTGGTGAATAACGAGGATAAGCTGGATGGAGTAGTGGAAGATCAAAAATACACCCGCAACGAGCTTCTGACTGCACTCCTTTACAGATGTCTTGTAAGCGTGGCAGATAGGACTAATGCTGGAGTGCATAATGGATCCGTTTTAATGCGGGCTGTCAATGTGAGGCATATGATTGATCCGCCACTGCAAGAAACAACTGTGGGGAATTTCCAGATTCTAAACCACATTGTAGCGACCACAGAGGCGGACAAAAAGTACAGAACGTTGGTAGCACGAATGAGGAAAGAGAGGGAACAGCTAAAAGGAATCAAGAGTATGGAAGGACACGAAATGGAGACTGAGTTTCTTGAGTTCACAAAACACAAGTACAGGTTCTACGTTATTACAAGCATGTGTAATTTCCCGCTATATGATATCATGGATTTCGGGTGGGGAAAGCCGGTTAAAGCTGTGCTTGTGGACACTCCGATGGTTGATGTCATCACTCTGATGGATACCGCGAATGATGGTATTAGAGCTGTTGTTGGCTTAGAAGAGCAAGAAATGAAGGAATTTCTAGCACACGGAGAACTGCTTACTTATGCCACTCTTTAA